One Cyanobacteria bacterium GSL.Bin1 genomic region harbors:
- a CDS encoding glutamate-5-semialdehyde dehydrogenase has translation MVASQTTPDALSDLAQQTQKAAQQLAVLSTAQRNQALSAIAQALTTHQDEIVAANATDCEQAKKDGIPEALQARLKLDRTKLQSAIAGVTDVANLPDPIGATQIHRELDTDLILKRISCPVGVLGVIFEARPDALIQITSLAIKSGNGVILKGGKEALNSCQTLTKVIHEALATTDVPPEVVQLLTTRGEIQELLSLDHYVDLIIPRGSNSFVRFIQENTRIPVLGHADGICHIYVDEAVDIEQAVTITVDSKTQYPAACNALETLLVHRAVAKDFLPQLEKAITEKGVTLRGDERTREILPQIETATVEDWSTEYGGLVLAVKVVDNAEAAMAHINTYGSRHTEAILTENAQLAQTFLNQVDAAGVFHNCSTRFSDGFRYGFGAEVGISTQKMPPRGPVGLEGLVTYKYQVTGNGHIAETYSGETPQPFTHKDL, from the coding sequence ATGGTAGCCTCACAAACGACACCGGATGCTTTATCAGATCTGGCTCAACAAACGCAAAAGGCAGCGCAACAACTCGCCGTTTTATCCACAGCACAACGGAACCAGGCGTTAAGCGCGATCGCGCAAGCCCTTACCACTCACCAGGATGAAATTGTCGCAGCGAACGCTACAGACTGTGAACAAGCGAAAAAAGATGGCATTCCGGAAGCCCTGCAAGCCAGATTAAAACTGGATCGGACAAAATTACAAAGCGCGATCGCGGGGGTCACAGATGTGGCAAACCTACCGGATCCCATTGGTGCTACTCAAATTCATCGGGAACTGGATACTGACTTAATTCTCAAACGGATCAGTTGTCCAGTGGGTGTATTAGGGGTCATTTTTGAAGCCCGTCCCGATGCCCTCATTCAAATTACCAGCTTGGCGATTAAGTCAGGCAATGGCGTCATTTTGAAAGGGGGAAAAGAAGCCCTCAACTCCTGTCAAACCTTAACGAAAGTCATCCATGAGGCGTTAGCAACAACTGATGTCCCCCCAGAAGTAGTACAACTCCTCACGACTCGGGGCGAAATCCAGGAACTGTTGTCCTTAGATCACTATGTTGATCTAATTATTCCCAGAGGTTCCAATTCCTTTGTGCGCTTTATTCAAGAAAATACCCGCATTCCGGTATTAGGTCACGCGGACGGTATTTGTCACATCTATGTTGATGAAGCCGTTGATATCGAACAAGCTGTAACCATTACCGTAGACTCGAAAACGCAATACCCTGCTGCTTGTAATGCTCTGGAAACCTTACTCGTTCATCGTGCCGTTGCCAAGGACTTTTTACCGCAGCTAGAAAAAGCGATAACAGAAAAAGGCGTAACCTTACGGGGTGATGAACGGACTCGTGAAATTTTACCGCAAATTGAGACAGCAACCGTAGAAGACTGGTCAACAGAATACGGGGGTTTAGTTTTAGCCGTGAAAGTGGTCGATAATGCTGAAGCTGCCATGGCACATATCAACACTTATGGGTCTCGACACACCGAAGCGATCCTGACGGAAAATGCTCAACTCGCTCAAACCTTCCTCAACCAAGTCGATGCAGCCGGCGTCTTCCACAATTGTTCCACTCGTTTCTCCGATGGATTTCGTTATGGCTTTGGTGCAGAAGTCGGGATTAGCACCCAAAAAATGCCCCCACGAGGTCCTGTGGGTTTAGAAGGCTTGGTGACTTACAAATATCAAGTTACTGGTAATGGACACATTGCAGAAACCTATAGTGGAGAAACGCCGCAGCCCTTTACCCACAAAGACTTATAG
- a CDS encoding alcohol dehydrogenase catalytic domain-containing protein, protein MDVQYCGICHSDVSIVDNDWGVSQYPVVPGHEVVGTVAAVGDTVQNLAIGEQVGLGWFSSSCMSCEWCLSGDHNLCHDSEQTIVGRYGGFADKVRAHQNWVFRLPEGLNPETAGPLFCGGITVFNPIVQLNIKSSDRVGVIGIGGLGHMALQFLKAWGCEVTAFSGSAEKETEARNLGAHHFVNSRDPEAVKAVKSSFDVILSTVNGDLDWETYMAALRPRGRLHFLGVPPNPIAVQMFSLLFGQKSISASPVGSPGVTKQMLEFLARKQLEPMVEFYPFDKVNEAMDQLRHGKPRYRIVLKR, encoded by the coding sequence ATTGACGTTCAATACTGTGGCATTTGTCATAGTGATGTCAGTATTGTTGATAATGATTGGGGCGTTTCTCAATATCCGGTAGTTCCCGGTCATGAAGTCGTCGGGACAGTTGCTGCTGTCGGTGATACGGTTCAAAATCTTGCGATTGGCGAACAAGTGGGCTTAGGCTGGTTTTCGAGTTCTTGCATGAGTTGCGAGTGGTGCTTATCTGGTGACCATAATCTTTGTCATGATTCTGAACAAACCATTGTTGGACGCTACGGCGGCTTTGCCGATAAGGTACGGGCTCATCAAAACTGGGTGTTTCGTCTTCCCGAAGGTTTAAATCCCGAAACTGCAGGACCGTTATTTTGTGGCGGAATTACCGTTTTTAACCCGATTGTGCAGTTAAATATCAAAAGCAGCGATCGCGTTGGCGTGATTGGTATCGGTGGCTTAGGTCACATGGCACTGCAATTTTTGAAAGCATGGGGCTGTGAAGTCACTGCCTTTTCTGGAAGTGCTGAAAAAGAAACTGAAGCCCGCAACTTGGGGGCGCATCATTTTGTTAATTCTCGCGATCCAGAAGCGGTGAAAGCGGTGAAAAGCAGCTTTGATGTCATTCTCTCTACTGTTAATGGAGATTTAGATTGGGAAACCTATATGGCTGCATTGCGTCCTCGCGGTCGTCTTCATTTTCTGGGTGTACCGCCCAATCCTATTGCCGTGCAAATGTTTTCGTTACTTTTTGGACAAAAATCCATTTCTGCCAGTCCAGTGGGTAGCCCAGGCGTAACAAAACAAATGCTAGAATTTCTCGCCCGTAAACAACTAGAACCAATGGTCGAATTTTATCCGTTTGACAAAGTGAACGAAGCAATGGATCAACTTCGCCATGGCAAACCCCGCTACCGTATTGTTTTAAAACGTTAA
- a CDS encoding c-type cytochrome, with translation MKKIIVSLILGCYLFLASPAHADPNGKQIFQANCAVCHANGANRIVANKTLKKDALAQYNMDSKEAIVMQIKQGKSAMPAFLGRLNESQIEVVAEYVLSQAEKGW, from the coding sequence ATCAAAAAAATCATCGTCTCTCTAATCTTAGGATGCTATCTTTTTCTGGCTTCTCCCGCTCATGCTGATCCAAATGGCAAACAAATTTTTCAAGCGAATTGTGCCGTTTGTCATGCTAATGGTGCTAACCGGATTGTGGCTAATAAAACTCTGAAAAAAGATGCATTGGCGCAGTATAATATGGACTCTAAAGAGGCAATCGTCATGCAAATCAAACAGGGAAAAAGTGCGATGCCTGCTTTTCTAGGACGACTGAATGAATCACAAATTGAAGTGGTTGCTGAATATGTTTTAAGCCAAGCTGAAAAGGGATGGTAA